Proteins encoded within one genomic window of Numenius arquata chromosome 12, bNumArq3.hap1.1, whole genome shotgun sequence:
- the RPN2 gene encoding dolichyl-diphosphooligosaccharide--protein glycosyltransferase subunit 2 isoform X2 encodes MAAPGPRLRLVAAISLLLLLAGVQALAPSHRLTARDLARLRAALERPFTDVQAAYYSIVGLDSLGVRVADEKAACNFIKSHVDSSSVDSLFYAAQSIRVLSGCEVTISNETRELLLAAVSEDSSITQIFHAVGALSSFGLPLASQEALGALTARLSKEENVLATIQALETASYLSQQADLSGIVEEIEDLVARLDDLGGVYLQFEEGIETTALFVAAAYKLSDHVGTEPAMKEDQIIQLMNAIFSKKNFETLSEAFSVACAAGSLSRNHYHLPVIIVPDGPAAVSHHQPVLRLQVTDVMSQPLTQASVKLDYAKSASSKATVLQQTPFALSGDVFELNFMNVKPASGYYDFSISVDGDKRFIANKVELKVKVSTEVGITNVDLSTVDKDQSIAPKTTRVAYPAKAKGSFTADSHQNFALSFQLIDVNSGAELIPHQTFVRLHNQKTGQEVVFVAEPDSKNVYKFELDTSERKTEFDSASGTYTLYLIIGDATLENPILWNVADVVIKFPEEDAPSTVQSKNLFVPKPEIQHLFREPEKRPPTVVSNTFTALILSPLLLLLILWIKIGANISNFSFAPSTIVFHLGHAAMLGLMYVYWTQLNMFQTLKYLAILGGVTFLAGNRMLAQKAVKRIAAEQSSRLAKYRTLR; translated from the exons ATGGCGGCGCCGG GCCCGCGGCTGCGCTTGGTGGCGGCCATCAGCCTTCTTCTCCTCCTCGCCGGTGTCCaggccctggcccccagccaCCGCCTCACCGCCCGCGACCTGGCGCGGCTGAGGGCGGCGCTGGAGAGGCCCTTCACTGACGTGCAGGCCGCTTACTACTCCATCGTGGGCCTCGACAGCCTGGGGGTGCGGGTGGCCGACGAGAAG GCTGCATGCAATTTCATCAAATCTCACGTGGACTCCAGCAGTGTCGATTCCCTCTTCTACGCTGCACAGTCCATCCGGGTCCTCTCTGGCTGCGAG GTTACCATTTCAAATGAgaccagggagctgctgcttgcaGCTGTCAGTGAGGATTCCTCCATCACCCAGATCTTCCATGCCGTTGGGGCCCTGAGCAGCTTTGGCCTTCCTTTAGCATCTCAGGAAGCGCTTGGTGCTCTTACTGCTCGTCttagcaaagaagaaaatgtgctggC AACCATCCAGGCTTTGGAGACGGCATCTTACTTGTCCCAGCAGGCAGATCTAAGTGGCATTGTTGAGGAGATAGAG GATCTTGTTGCTCGCCTGGATGACTTAGGTGGAGTTTATCTGCAGTTTGAGGAAGGAATTGAGACCACTGCACTGTTCGTTGCTGCTGCCTATAAGCTGTCGGACCATGTGGGTACGGAGCCTGCAATGAAGGAG gaTCAAATTATCCAGCTGATGAATGCAATTTTTAGCAAGAAAAACTTTGAGACGCTCTCAGAGGCCTTCAGTGTTGCTTGTGCTGCGGGTTCTTTATCACGGAACCACTACCACTTGCCTGTCATTATTGTCCCTGATGGGCCTGCAGCTGTGTCTCACCATCAGCCCGTACTCAGG ctACAAGTGACTGATGTTATGTCCCAGCCACTGACTCAAGCTTCTGTAAAGCTCGACTACGCCAAGTCTGCATCGAGCAAAGCCACTGTCCTTCAACAGACACCATTTGCTCTGTCAGG AGATGTCTTTGAGCTGAACTTCATGAATGTAAAACCTGCAAGTGGATATTATGATTTCTCTATCAGTGTTGACGGAGATAAGCGATTTATTGCTAACAAAGTGGAG CTGAAAGTAAAAGTTTCCACGGAAGTTGGGATTACCAACGTAGATCTTTCTACTGTGGATAAAGATCAGAGCATTGCACCAAAAACAACCAG GGTAGCTTACCCAGCCAAAGCCAAGGGCTCCTTCACTGCTGACAGCCATCAGAATTTTGCTTTATCCTTCCAGCTGATAGACGTGAACAGTGGAGCTGAACTCATCCCTCACCAG ACTTTTGTCCGACTTCACAACCAGAAGACCGGCCAGGAGGTGGTGTTTGTTGCAGAACCAGATAGCAAGAACGTGTACAAGTTTGAACTGGATACCTCTGAGAGGAAGACTGAATTTGACTCTGCCTCTGGTACCTACACTCTTTACTTGATAATTGGAGATGCCACTCTGGAAAATCCAATCCTGTGGAATGTG GCTGATGTTGTGATCAAATTCCCAGAAGAGGATGCACCATCCACAGTCCAGTCCAAGAACCTCTTTGTTCCCAAACCTGAAATCCAG cACCTCTTCAGGGAACCTGAGAAGAGGCCTCCCACTGTGGTATCTAACACTTTCACAGCACTGATTCTCTCCCCACTGCTTTTGCTGCTCATTCTG tggATCAAGATAGGTGCCAACATCTCCAACTTCAGCTTTGCTCCCAGCACCATTGTTTTTCACCTGGGACATGCTG CCATGTTGGGACTCATGTATGTCTACTGGACTCAGCTCAACATGTTCCAGACTTTGAAGTACTTGGCCATTTTGGGTGGCGTCACGTTCCTGGCAGGCAACAGGATGCTGGCTCAGAAAGCAGTCAAACG GATcgctgcagagcagagcagtagGTTGGCAAAGTATAGAACGCTGCGGTAG
- the RPN2 gene encoding dolichyl-diphosphooligosaccharide--protein glycosyltransferase subunit 2 isoform X1 — translation MAAPGPRLRLVAAISLLLLLAGVQALAPSHRLTARDLARLRAALERPFTDVQAAYYSIVGLDSLGVRVADEKAACNFIKSHVDSSSVDSLFYAAQSIRVLSGCEVTISNETRELLLAAVSEDSSITQIFHAVGALSSFGLPLASQEALGALTARLSKEENVLATIQALETASYLSQQADLSGIVEEIEDLVARLDDLGGVYLQFEEGIETTALFVAAAYKLSDHVGTEPAMKEDQIIQLMNAIFSKKNFETLSEAFSVACAAGSLSRNHYHLPVIIVPDGPAAVSHHQPVLRLQVTDVMSQPLTQASVKLDYAKSASSKATVLQQTPFALSGDVFELNFMNVKPASGYYDFSISVDGDKRFIANKVELKVKVSTEVGITNVDLSTVDKDQSIAPKTTRVAYPAKAKGSFTADSHQNFALSFQLIDVNSGAELIPHQTFVRLHNQKTGQEVVFVAEPDSKNVYKFELDTSERKTEFDSASGTYTLYLIIGDATLENPILWNVADVVIKFPEEDAPSTVQSKNLFVPKPEIQHLFREPEKRPPTVVSNTFTALILSPLLLLLILWIKIGANISNFSFAPSTIVFHLGHAAMLGLMYVYWTQLNMFQTLKYLAILGGVTFLAGNRMLAQKAVKRTH, via the exons ATGGCGGCGCCGG GCCCGCGGCTGCGCTTGGTGGCGGCCATCAGCCTTCTTCTCCTCCTCGCCGGTGTCCaggccctggcccccagccaCCGCCTCACCGCCCGCGACCTGGCGCGGCTGAGGGCGGCGCTGGAGAGGCCCTTCACTGACGTGCAGGCCGCTTACTACTCCATCGTGGGCCTCGACAGCCTGGGGGTGCGGGTGGCCGACGAGAAG GCTGCATGCAATTTCATCAAATCTCACGTGGACTCCAGCAGTGTCGATTCCCTCTTCTACGCTGCACAGTCCATCCGGGTCCTCTCTGGCTGCGAG GTTACCATTTCAAATGAgaccagggagctgctgcttgcaGCTGTCAGTGAGGATTCCTCCATCACCCAGATCTTCCATGCCGTTGGGGCCCTGAGCAGCTTTGGCCTTCCTTTAGCATCTCAGGAAGCGCTTGGTGCTCTTACTGCTCGTCttagcaaagaagaaaatgtgctggC AACCATCCAGGCTTTGGAGACGGCATCTTACTTGTCCCAGCAGGCAGATCTAAGTGGCATTGTTGAGGAGATAGAG GATCTTGTTGCTCGCCTGGATGACTTAGGTGGAGTTTATCTGCAGTTTGAGGAAGGAATTGAGACCACTGCACTGTTCGTTGCTGCTGCCTATAAGCTGTCGGACCATGTGGGTACGGAGCCTGCAATGAAGGAG gaTCAAATTATCCAGCTGATGAATGCAATTTTTAGCAAGAAAAACTTTGAGACGCTCTCAGAGGCCTTCAGTGTTGCTTGTGCTGCGGGTTCTTTATCACGGAACCACTACCACTTGCCTGTCATTATTGTCCCTGATGGGCCTGCAGCTGTGTCTCACCATCAGCCCGTACTCAGG ctACAAGTGACTGATGTTATGTCCCAGCCACTGACTCAAGCTTCTGTAAAGCTCGACTACGCCAAGTCTGCATCGAGCAAAGCCACTGTCCTTCAACAGACACCATTTGCTCTGTCAGG AGATGTCTTTGAGCTGAACTTCATGAATGTAAAACCTGCAAGTGGATATTATGATTTCTCTATCAGTGTTGACGGAGATAAGCGATTTATTGCTAACAAAGTGGAG CTGAAAGTAAAAGTTTCCACGGAAGTTGGGATTACCAACGTAGATCTTTCTACTGTGGATAAAGATCAGAGCATTGCACCAAAAACAACCAG GGTAGCTTACCCAGCCAAAGCCAAGGGCTCCTTCACTGCTGACAGCCATCAGAATTTTGCTTTATCCTTCCAGCTGATAGACGTGAACAGTGGAGCTGAACTCATCCCTCACCAG ACTTTTGTCCGACTTCACAACCAGAAGACCGGCCAGGAGGTGGTGTTTGTTGCAGAACCAGATAGCAAGAACGTGTACAAGTTTGAACTGGATACCTCTGAGAGGAAGACTGAATTTGACTCTGCCTCTGGTACCTACACTCTTTACTTGATAATTGGAGATGCCACTCTGGAAAATCCAATCCTGTGGAATGTG GCTGATGTTGTGATCAAATTCCCAGAAGAGGATGCACCATCCACAGTCCAGTCCAAGAACCTCTTTGTTCCCAAACCTGAAATCCAG cACCTCTTCAGGGAACCTGAGAAGAGGCCTCCCACTGTGGTATCTAACACTTTCACAGCACTGATTCTCTCCCCACTGCTTTTGCTGCTCATTCTG tggATCAAGATAGGTGCCAACATCTCCAACTTCAGCTTTGCTCCCAGCACCATTGTTTTTCACCTGGGACATGCTG CCATGTTGGGACTCATGTATGTCTACTGGACTCAGCTCAACATGTTCCAGACTTTGAAGTACTTGGCCATTTTGGGTGGCGTCACGTTCCTGGCAGGCAACAGGATGCTGGCTCAGAAAGCAGTCAAACG